GACAGCTTACACAAGACATGCTCTTACATATAAGCAACCTGCTTCTACTACCTCTGTGTGTACTACAGACATAATCAGGAGCTCTGCCATTTGCTTCAGGAGAAGCCAAGGCAGCCTGTAATGAGCCCTGACACAGCTCAGCATCTGCCTGTAGGAGTCCCAGCACATGCTAGTGTGCAGAGTGTAACTGGGGTAGCAAAATTCCTTCCCTGGGACCTGTTAGCAATAAATACATCTTCTGTCCCCAAAGCCACATGCTGATAGCAAAGGAGAAGGTCCCCCAGCCCACGTTCAGCTTCCTACCAATTATGAAGGCACCAGGCACATCAAACCCATTTCGTTAAAATTGGTGGAGATTTCTGCCTTACACCTTCTGGGAGACTGGTTACTAACCCACAGAGCCTTGAACCAGGCGAGAGACAGCTCCTTGCAATACCAGCAGAAGCCACAGCTgaagagaaacagcagcagagaagggaaaacaaTATCCTCATACTCAGAGCTACATGGTCATGTCCTGGAAGTTGTTGACTACTTCTTAATGGTATTAAATACTATTAACTTCTGCTGATAAGTAGATGTCAAAGGCATATAGAATCTTGTAGGGTCAAGCCTACTGGCAGATGGTTGAGGAAAAGGCTACGTGCAAACACggcagagaggaagggaaagaagtgAGAGAGGAGAGGGGTAGAATTGCCCTGAGTTTTATCCTCTACAAATAAGTCAGGGGTTTTATCAGCAAGCACTGAAGGAGTTAAGCACTAAAGCACAGACACTTAATCAGCTTTCCCCCTTCCTTTCACATGTGATTGGAACGAAGCTGCACCGAAGCAGCCCAAAGGGCTTATAACAGCTCAATTTCGCAGCCTTCAGTTTTAATCCCCATCACCCAGGCTAAGCAGTATGGTGGTGCTGAGACTGCTACTCCACAGCAGTCTGAGCACCTGGATGATGAtggtcttcctcctcctcctctgcagcctgCAGGTGGCTGGAGAGCTCCTGGATCACAGCAGCCCTACCAATCTGGTcatttctcctcttctccatTATCAGATCCTCCAGGCTCTGAAACTCCAGCGTGTGGCTGCGCTTGTCACCCAGCCGGATCTGCAATCGGTAGGGCTGCTTGCCTATGCGCAGCTCCCCGCCGATTTTAAACTCTCGCTTGCCGTATCGGCACCAGGCAGCAAAACACTCAGAGTTTCTCCAGCTCAAGTCCCGATCCTTGCAACCCACCTGCTCCAGGGCATTGCGCACCACCACGGCCGGGCTGAGGGGTTTGTAGCGGTACAGCTGGTTGGCAATGCGGCCCCGTCTGCCCTGGCTGGCATCGGTGAGGAAGCTGTTCACCACCTCCAGCCGATGCAGGTGCACAACTTGAAAATCCCCGACATAGACCACCCAGTGCGGATACTGAGCTTGGCACACAAACTCCACCAGGTCACCTGGTTTACACCTATTCAGCAGGTTCTCCGGGGTGTAGGTGCTCAGATGCCCCCCACCTCCTTCATCACCCTCCTCTAGCTGCGTGTCCTCCTCTGAAAAGCTCTTCTGGTAAATACACTCATCCCGGTAATAGACTGAGCACTCCACCTCGTGCAGCTGGGGATCGtagggctgcagggcagggttTTCACCCCCCAGGTCATGAAccgaatcctgctgctgctccagctcatcATCGTCATTCGAAAAGATGTAGGAAACCCCGATCCTGGGCCCTTCATCTCTGTCCATACCTGTCGGGTCGGCCGTGGGAACTTCCTTGTAGTTGAGATGGGTCAGCTTCTCCACCTGGTTCCCCATGCCCGCTGCAACGACAGACACACGGCGGGGCCATGAGGGCGGGCGCGGGTGAGCGGCTCCCAGAGAAGCAGCGGGGGCATGAGCGCGGCTCCCCCCGCTCAGCGCAGTCCCTACCAGCGTCCCAGAGCTGCGGGAGCCCCTCGGGAACGGGGGAAGGAGGGACACGACACTTCCCTACCTGCACGGAGGAAGGCGCGGCGGCACCACCACCTGTTAGGCGGCGGCGAGGAGGAAGAGAGCGGCGCAGGAGCCGCCTGAGAGAGGGCAGGCACCGAGCCACCTGTTAGAAGGGGGCTGAGAGCGCCGGGGGAGGTCGGGAGGTCCGAGCTTGGGACGGCCGAGAGCGCACCCGCCCGCCGCCCAGgtgagccgggccgggccgccggCCAGGTGCGCCTCCCCCGCCCTCCCCCGGCACCGGGCGGCCGCGAACTTAccccgcggggccggcggctgcGCGGCGCCGGGAGCGGCTCAGGGcgagcgggcggcggggcggcggcgccgctgGATCAtggccccggcccggcgcggcTCCTGCTCCCCGCGCAGCGGCAGCGCCCGAGCGCCGCGCCGCCGGCTCCGCGGCTGGGCATGAGCGCCGGAGAGGCACGGccgaagggagggagggaggctggaTCCGCCGCGGACGCCCCGGCAAGCGCTCAGCCCCCAGTATTTAAAGAGGCAgctctttcccccccccccccccccctttcacCCCCCCCTCCCGCCTTCCTCCCCCACACCTCCCTCCGCCCCGcaccttttccctctcttcGCTCCTACATGCCAAGCGCTTTGCTCCCCACCGAGGCTGGTGGCAGGCGGAGGTCGGGCACAGGGCTGTCTGCGCCGCCGCTGCGCAGCTCTGCGCGGGCACCGGGCGTGCAGCGCGCTCAGCCCGAACTCGCACGGGCGCGGCGCCTTTAAGGGAGCGGTGCCACAGCAGCCCAGCCCGCCGGTGAGCTCGGGGGAGGCTCCGCCGCCGGAGTTTGCCCGGGACGGCGCCGAGAGGCGAAGCGGAGCCTCGGTGCGTGGCCGCACGAGTGCCGCCGTGCCCCGCGCAGAGCCGCGCAGCTGCCCCGGGGgacgcgcccgccccgcgcagcccccgcgggAGCGCCAGGAGGTGCCTCCCTGGGGCCGCGCACCGTGACAGGGGAAGTTGTAAAGTGAACACAATCAAAGCGCCCGGTTCTCCTGGGCTGACTTAGCGCCTTCGATTCCTCCATGCGCGGAGTGTGTAATTAggtttattaatttattttctttccgaCTCCAAGAGCTAAGTCTCTTTTTCAATATAGAAGATTATGATTCTTTCTCCCctggaaaggcattatgagatCTAGtgggaatatttttctttctgtgttttggaGAACACAAAACAATATTCTGCTTTTTCATTAATGCCTAGTTAGTGTTCTAGGAGGGTTTATTTTTCATACTATTTTAACATACACTGGAAAAATCACGCTGTTAAAATAGACTACAGAGATAACTTATGGGAGGTAGGAGTAATGTCTTTAATTTTGTCTCATTTATTCCCTTTGTCTGTTGTCTTGTAATTTGTAAGCCTAACTGCAATGCTGCTGTTCTGAGAATCCACTAAATAGCAGCAAATGAAGGAACAAATGTAATGTTACCAGGGCACTGGGCGCTGCCCACAGGCTCAAAGAATACAATTTCCATCAGCTTCTACATCTCTGTGGTTTCAGATACAGACCTGCCCTTTGAGGTGGGGAGAATTACTGTATCTGGGGCTGGGGAGATGagctctctgctctgcttgGGATGGTGGGACATTGCAAGCCATTTCAGCAGTGACAGACAGGCAGATCAGGACCTTTCTGTTTTGGGTTCAGCTGGTGGTTGTCCATGGGAGCATTTTTGAAATGAACACCCACCCCTGACACGCATGCACTTTGGTTTGCATCCCAGTATATTTTCAAATTGTGAACGTTTCTCTCACATCCAACCAAACTAGATATACTCTAGCGGCAGGGTTGGACCAAGGCTAGCTGAGCAAATGTCCAAAATGTGTTGAATGCAATGTGATTTCTGGGCACTGCCTGCTTCCCTCTGCAGTTCCTCTCCATAGCTGCTGCTGGACAAAAGAGGCCCTACTTCATAGTCAGAGCATTGTGAAATTGCTTCAGTAATTAAAGATGGACATGTGTGAGACTAGCTAAAAGCTAAACTGAACATAGAAGGGATTTTTTGACGTTCTCCCATTTCCATTGGAAGCTTTGTCTCAGCACTGTACCTTACTATCTCTGGAGCACTTATGTTTCTTCACTAAAATGGTTTGGCAGCCCTGTGTTCAAggccaaatttctttttaaatctgaTGCAATGTGTAGAAAGTTGTGTCTGTGTATGAGTGGAAACTCAGTACGGTCCAGGCAGTCACTCGTGTGTTCATGCACATCCACAAATATTTGCAGCTCTCTATcgtgttttctctttttcttgtctgCTTCAATTGACCTCAGTGCTTAATTTTCTGCATCTTGTCAGCTGCTTTGATCTCTTTGAATTTCCTTGCCATGACTGCTCCATGGAATCCATATTGTCTGTTCAATCAGCTACCTTCTGGGATAAGAGACCATTGGTGAGTATTTTTGTATCGTAACTCGCATCCATAATGGCTTGCTGCATACACAGGTAAGGAATTGGGTGGAAAATCCCCAAAGAATTTACAGTGCCTATATATCACTTGGACTAGTGCCTGAAATTATGATGCTTAAAACTTCTTCATGCTTAACCTCTAAGCCTCAAAGCAGCTAAACTCTGCAGGCACATGGATGGCAGGGCAGCTGGTGACAGTGCATGCTACCTCAGTGACTGTGCTTTTAGAGAGAGAATTGACTTCTTGTAtagcatttggaaaaaaaaaaaaaaaaagaaaaaaaaaaagaggacttTGGTGCTTATCCGCTAAAGATAATGCAGCCTTTGGATATTGAGTAGAGGCAGGAATGGTTGTGCAATTCCTGAGCTGAGAGCCCAAattgcagcagggcagagttGAAGGCACACCCCTGACCTTGCTATTGGAGGGTCCACAGTTAGGCGAGTCCTAATGTGGTGGCATTTGTTACCCAGTTTTGAGGTACTGAGCTTTGTGCACGTCGCAGAGGGAACACATGGACACCACAGATAGAGCTGTGCTTCAACACATACTGAAGTCAACAGGGAAGCTCACACTGTTCAATACTGTACCTCCCTGGGGTCACTCCCAGGTTCCAGTCACTTGCTTGTTCAGATTGTGTAAGTATTTGTTCTTTGTAAATTCTGTTTTGGAGAGAAAGCTCCACCCCAGACAAAAcacagctttgctgctggagtGGGTTCACACCAGCAACTCCCTTATCTGAATCCCCACAAAGAGTGCAAGGAAGCAAGGTTGAATCTACATGAGATCTGTCTCGCTCAGCTCTACACAGCCCTCTAACACTTTCACAGCTGAATTTCACATCCATATGCTTTCAATCTATTGTTGAATGCAGCAACACATATCTACAGGTTCCTGACATAAAAATACTATTCTGGTGGGTCTTAAAATGGCTCATATGGTATTTGATATGCCTGAAAATTTGATAGCcccttttaaagcaaaaataccTGCCATGCTGGATGGCTCTTTGGGAAGCCAAAGCTGCTTGCTTATATAGTCCATTGATGTACAGAGAGGGGACTGCACCTCTTGGCTTAAAAACTCTGTGAGGTCTATGGAGCAAGTAACTTCTATTAATCTATGTAGCTGCTATGATCCAGGGGCCTTTGTAGTGTTAGTTTTGGTTGCTTTGAACTTAAAGCTAATTTTGAGAATTAGATGGAACAGTTATTTTGTTGTCCCAGTGGTATATCATCTTGTTGCTCCATATTTTACGTCCAAAGATTAAAAAGGTGATGTTGATTTGAAATCACAATTCATCCTTACTTGGATATGAAATGCTGTGATCACATTGTTATTAAAAGATATCCGGGATGAGAAGAAAAAGGTTTTGCTAtgtgtttatattttttcttagcaGTGCTTCTGAGTAAGACAAGGTTTAGTGTCATATTCTGTAAGCAGATTTTGTTTCATAGGTATTCAGCCAGCTGATGGCTATGACACCCTTGAATTATTTAATagcttccatttcttttttgcAGTAGAGTTTTATGAGAACTGATATAAACTATGCTCCATTTGGCAGGTAAGCACTCTGCATCATAGACCTAGTGATCTAGAGTGCTTAAACACCATGGTGGAATTAGGGGCACTGGAGAAATAAACCACTTCCTAGTGAAGTCCATGGAAGTTCTTCCATGAAGTTCTGTAGAAATCAATCATGCCCTTAACTGAGGGAAGTGTATGACCTGAGAGTCACTTGATGGATGGTGTCCTTCTATGACACCATAGCTAAGTCCACCAAGGATATTTGGATTCAGAATTGTAACATTTCTTTTGTGACCTCTTTGTCCTCCAGTGGAAGCTGTATCCCCGAGTCAGGCACCAAGGTTCTGTAAAGCCAGGAATGCCACCTAAAATGAGATTTATCAAACCTGGCATGCCAGAGGTAGCTGGTGGGGAATAGGACAGAGAGTTACTGTCCTGACAGCTGCTGGAATATGGTGCTTCTGTTCACTTGTGTTACACTGCCTAATACTCTCCCAAGGTTAAGTGCGTTAATGAGGTTGGATATTCTCACACACAAGAGGAAATGGTGCCACGCCAGTTAATAAAAGCATTAATATTTAAGATTGCTTCCGTGGGATATGAAAGACCAAGGTTGAAGTCTCATATCTCACTGAAGGAACTTGAACTGATATCTCCCAGGAGGGTGCTGAAAGCCACCAGACTGTAAGCTCTTTTTGAGCAAGTCTTGCTTTCTCTGTCCCATGAAGCTGTTCAGCTTTGTATGGATTCATTAAATACCCATTCAATcagtctgaaaaaaaagaatgaaaatatctCTTAGATCAGATGCAGGATGGGGATGAGAGTGCTCTGAGGTCCTCTCTATGAATATTCagatgtctcacagtcatgcaATATCTTCATCAAGAATCATTCAGACAGACCCATCAGAAGGATCTGAAAGTTTTGGTTTTAGGATGTGCTCATGAGAGAGTTTTCTTCATGTCTACCCTGGAAGAGATTGGACCTCTGGGTCTCACATATCCTGCATGACTGGTGTAACCCAGATGCTATTAGATATCAGCTTCTCTTGTTTTCTGTTGTGTTAGAGCCCTGCCATACTGATATCTCTGCTGGGCCAGGCCTCATGAATGCAGAAACAAGAGTTTGTGACATGAGTTTGGGCTTCTGTGGGAAATGCTGGTACTACTCAGTGGTTCTGCTTGTGTCTCCAGGAGAAATATCAGGAATTTTGAGAATCAGAAAATTTATGCACCTCAAAATGTTGAAAAATTATAGTGAAAATGCTGGTATTTCTGAACCTTGAGTTTCATGATATTTGACATAACATGAAAGAGATAATGAGCCTCTGGTGTCAGCAAGGTTTTATCTGCATTTAGCTGACAAATCTTTGATGGCATCGATGAGAGATTGACATCTGTGCACTTCTAAACATATGATCTTTGCTATTGCTTATAGTGTAGCATGGCTTACCATATATTCAAGAAAGGAAAGTTAGAAAACTGCAGAtaggaaaaaatcccacatcagagagaaaattctgtattttctaaaACTCTTGCTCAAAGTTTATGGCTATGTTATCTACTTCCAACACTGTAATTTGTGACTAAAAGTGATCTGTGGCAAAATAAATTGCTGAGATTGCCAAAGCTACAGAGTTTTTAACTGAGACATCCAAGCTGTATCTCAGAAGCTCTTCCACTCTGAGTTTTTAATTGGTGCATTTcagcaaatgaaaatgaagtaatTCATATGTCAGTAGGGGCCTGGATTCGTAGGAATTGCTATCAAACTGACttgagcagcaggaaaagcttaattaaaatatagtccatattttttttttaccaggaaATAGCAACTATATTTCAAACATAACAAGGAAGGAGGTACAGCACACACATCTTTTTGGCATGAGAACTACTCATCCCTTGCATCTCTCATCTGTTTCATGCTGAGCTTCTGCCCTGGAAGCTCCTCCTGTGATGTGTCTTTTTGCACGTCACAGGACTGCTGGCTGCCTTGGTAGCACAGCATGTCCTTGCAGCTGGGAAGGGGTAGAGCTTCTGATggaagaagcttctgatgattgCTCCTGGTGTGCAGTACCTAAGCAGAAGCCATTAGTAAAAGGAAGGAGTCTTTTCTTTGGCTGTTGCCATACTGATGATAAAACATGAAAGTATTAATATGAGGTAAACGCATCACTCTTTCCAGCAAATCTGTGATGTGATTGCAGGTTACTCAGAGAAACTGTGGTTGCCCTATCCCTGgtagtgttcaaggccagactggatgggACTTCAAGcagcctgatctagtggaaggtgtccctgcctatgccATGGGGTTGTAACTTTAAGGTctgttccaacccaaaccattctatgaatcTATGACTGTGTGCTTTTGCTCCCATTTAAATGGGGAGGAGCAGAGGAAATGGAGCGAAGTCTCCTGTGGGTGGTGTTTGTGCCAGAATGTGAGGCTGGTGAGGTCAGACCAAGTGGCCGTACACAAGGTGGTAACACAGCTGGAAGTGTGTGGGGTCTGCTCTCCGCAGCCCAGCTTTGGGTGCTTGCTAACTTGACCCAGAAATACTGGCCATAGCTGCTCCCTGCAACTTCTGCAGATCCATGGCAAAGTACGGCAGCAATACCTGAGCAGATAATCCACCTTGTCATTCATCCATTAGACTGAGAAACaggttaatatttttttcttccttagccAAAGGA
This genomic interval from Aphelocoma coerulescens isolate FSJ_1873_10779 chromosome 2, UR_Acoe_1.0, whole genome shotgun sequence contains the following:
- the LRATD2 gene encoding protein LRATD2, yielding MGNQVEKLTHLNYKEVPTADPTGMDRDEGPRIGVSYIFSNDDDELEQQQDSVHDLGGENPALQPYDPQLHEVECSVYYRDECIYQKSFSEEDTQLEEGDEGGGGHLSTYTPENLLNRCKPGDLVEFVCQAQYPHWVVYVGDFQVVHLHRLEVVNSFLTDASQGRRGRIANQLYRYKPLSPAVVVRNALEQVGCKDRDLSWRNSECFAAWCRYGKREFKIGGELRIGKQPYRLQIRLGDKRSHTLEFQSLEDLIMEKRRNDQIGRAAVIQELSSHLQAAEEEEEDHHHPGAQTAVE